The genomic DNA ACTGGGATAGATTTAAAACTAAATATGGAAAAAAGGTACGATCAATTGGCCAAGGTACTGTTATAAAACAGAAGTTGATTTCACTGTTTTTGGAAAATAACCGGAAAAATTCCTCTTAAATTGGGAAATACCCATATTTCCTTAAGAATAAGCGGAGTTTTTCCGCCTTTGTGATCCAAATCTTTGAATTTTGGCTTATTTAGAGCAGTTAACCGGAATTCCTCCTCTTATCTCTTCTTCTTAAGCTTCCTTTATACACATTAGCCGGAAATTCTCCGCCTATTAATTCTCTTCCCTATACAAAATCAAATTGGACTACCGTTTCACGGCATTTTTTTAATGATTCGCGTTAAATCAATAAAAAACGACCACCATATTCACATACAAATGGATGGTCATGTTAATATATATTTTGGATTTTCGTAACAGGTAAGAGAACCCGCTACGGTTTTTGTCCGGTTTTTCTTATAATTTTTTTCGCGGAAGTTTACTTCTTTAGTCATTTCCTATAAGATGTAAGTAATACCAAGTCTGATTGATTGGAGTGATATAGTTGCAAGAAACTAATGTTCTAGATCAGTTTACAGAATGGCTTAAACAAGTAGGGAAATCTCCTAGCACGGTCTCAACATATCAACGTGAAATTCAAAAATATCAAGACTGGCTTCAGCAATATTCGATTTATTTAGAGGACATATCACAAAAGGATGTACAATCATATGTTTCCTTTTTAGAGCAGCAGGGGAAAAGTCCAGTAACTATTGATAAAATACTTGGAGCGATTCGTACCTTTGCAAAATTCTTAAAGAAACCTGATATCATTATTGATATAGCTGTGGTTCCCGTAGAGAAAAAAGAAGAAATTGAAGTGCTTACTCCCTTAGAATGTGAGCAACTTTTTCGTGAAGTGAAAAAAGATGGTCATAATAGGAATATTGCAATTGTCTATCTACTACTTCATACGGGTATTAGAGTGTCAGAACTATGTTCTCTAAATAAGTCTGATATTGACTTCGAAAGAAATCTAGTGTTAGTAAAGCATAACTCTACTGGTGAAGAAAGAGCGATACCTTTATCTGATGATTCTAGGACTTACTTGCAAAGGCATATTGAATTAAATCGTATCGAAGATGCTTTGTTTGTTTCTAAATCCAACGAACGACTTTCTGAGAGATCGGTTCAATATATGCTTAAAAAATATCAAGTGAATCCGCATAAATTAAGGCATACTTTTTGTCAGTTACTTGTTGATAAAGGAGTAGCGTTAGAAATAGTATCTGAACTAGCAGGTCATAAAGATATTAATGTTACAAAAAGATACGCAAAGTCTAGAATGAAGCAACTAGAGTTAGAAAAGGCCATTCAGAATACTTTTTCTAATGACACACTAGGTTAGGTTGTTTAAATATCTGTAACTATCCAGCCATGTACACTTGTACATGGCTTTATAAATTATTATCAAAAAGTTGTTGTATTATGTATTAGAATTATGTAAGATATTCTTTGGCTTCAAAATTTGAAGTCTCTTTAAAAAATAATTAGAAAACAGAAGTTGACTTCTGCGAATCAAGATGATATAGTATTACATGTAGCCGACAACAACGACTTGGAATTACTTCTGAAAAAGTTTTTCGTAGAAGTTGACAACGGTGAAAAGATATTGTAAGATAATCAAGTGCTTAATTGAACCTTGAAAACTGAACAAGATAACAACAAACGTCAACGTTAATTCTAAGTTTTAACTTTTTAAGAGCTAATCTTACTCTTTATTGGAGAGTTTGATCCTGGCTCAGGACGAACGCTGGCGGCGTGCCTAATACATGCAAGTCGAGCGGATCTTTGGGAGCTTGCTCCCAAAGATTAGCGGCGGACGGGTGAGTAACACGTGGGCAACCTGCCTATGAGACTGGGATAACTCCGGGAAACCGGGGCTAATACCGGATAATTCTTTTCTACACATGTAGAAAAGCTGAAAGATGGTTTCGGCTATCACTCATAGATGGGCCCGCGGCGCATTAGCTAGTTGGTGAGGTAACGGCTCACCAAGGCGACGATGCGTAGCCGACCTGAGAGGGTGATCGGCCACACTGGGACTGAGACACGGCCCAGACTCCTACGGGAGGCAGCAGTAGGGAATCTTCCGCAATGGACGAAAGTCTGACGGAGCAACGCCGCGTGAGTGATGAAGGTTTTCGGATCGTAAAACTCTGTTGTTAGGGAAGAACAAGTACCGGAGTAACTGCCGGTACCTTGACGGTACCTAACCAGAAAGCCACGGCTAACTACGTGCCAGCAGCCGCGGTAATACGTAGGTGGCAAGCGTTGTCCGGAATTATTGGGCGTAAAGCGCGCGCAGGTGGTCTCTTAAGTCTGATGTGAAAGCCCCCGGCTCAACCGGGGAGGGTCATTGGAAACTGGGAGACTTGAGTGCAGGAGAGAAGAGTGGAATTCCACGTGTAGCGGTGAAATGCGTAGAGATGTGGAGGAACACCAGTGGCGAAGGCGACTCTTTGGCCTGTAACTGACACTGAGGCGCGAAAGCGTGGGGAGCAAACAGGATTAGATACCCTGGTAGTCCACGCCGTAAACGATGAGTGCTAAGTGTTAGAGGGTTTCCGCCCTTTAGTGCTGCAGCAAACGCATTAAGCACTCCGCCTGGGGAGTACGGCCGCAAGGCTGAAACTCAAAGGAATTGACGGGGGCCCGCACAAGCGGTGGAGCATGTGGTTTAATTCGAAGCAACGCGAAGAACCTTACCAGGTCTTGACATCCTTTTGCCTTCCCTAGAGATAGGGCGTTCCCCTTCGGGGGACAAAAGTGACAGGTGGTGCATGGTTGTCGTCAGCTCGTGTCGTGAGATGTTGGGTTAAGTCCCGCAACGAGCGCAACCCTTGATCTTAGTTGCCAGCATTCAGTTGGGCACTCTAAGGTGACTGCCGGTGACAAACCGGAGGAAGGTGGGGATGACGTCAAATCATCATGCCCCTTATGACCTGGGCTACACACGTGCTACAATGGGTGGTACAAAGGGCAGCAAAGCGGCGACGCCAGAGCCAATCCCATAAAACCACTCTCAGTTCGGATTGTAGGCTGCAACTCGCCTACATGAAGCTGGAATCGCTAGTAATCGCGGATCAGCATGCCGCGGTGAATACGTTCCCGGGCCTTGTACACACCGCCCGTCACACCACGAGAGTTTGTAACACCCGAAGTCGGTGGGGTAACTCGCAAGAGAGCCAGCCGCCTAAGGTGGGACAGATGATTGGGGTGAAGTCGTAACAAGGTAGCCGTATCGGAAGGTGCGGCTGGATCACCTCCTTTCTAAGGAAAATGCTTGCGTAAGCAAGACATAATACAGACGTGACGATTTGTTCTTGTTCAGTTTTGATGGTTTAATAAGGTTTTTTTGCGAAAGCAAAAATAACCATCCATCAAACGTTGTTCTTTGAAAACTAGATAAAGTAAAAAAGTCAAGAAAGAAATCGAGTATCGCCATTTTAGGTTTTCTCTCTTAAATGAGTAGAAACAAATTAACCATAGGTTAAGTTAGAAAGGGCGCACGGTGGATGCCTTGGCACTAGGAGCCGATGAAGGACGGTACTAACACCGATATGCTTCGGGGAGCTGTAAGTAAGCTTTGATCCGGAGATTTCCGAATGGGGAAACCCTCTATCCGTAATGGGATAGAATCTTTACCTGAATACATAGGGTAATGAAGGCAGACCCGGGGAACTGAAACATCTAAGTACCCGGAGGAAGAGAAAGCAAACGCGATTCCCTGAGTAGCGGCGAGCGAAACGGGATTAGCCCAAACCAAGAGGCTTGCCTCTTGGGGTTGTAGGACACTCTATACGGAGTTACAAAGGAATGAAGTAGACGAATCGATCTGGAAAGGTCAGTCATAGAAGGTAACAACCCTGTAGTTGAAACTTCGTTCCCTCCCTGAGTGAATCCTGAGTACGGCGGAACACGTGAAATTCCGTCGGAAGCAGGGAGGACCATCTCCCAAGGCTAAATACTACCTAGTGACCGATAGTGAACCAGTACCGTGAGGGAAAGGTGAAAAGCACCCCGGAAGGGGAGTGAAAGAGATCCTGAAACCGTGTGCCTACAAGTAGTTAGAGCCCTGTGTATTTTTCCTTTGGATAAATACCGGGTGATAGCGTGCCTTTTGTAGAATGAACCGGCGAGTTACGATTACATGCGAGGTTAAGTTGATAAGACGGAGCCGTAGCGAAAGCGAGTCTGAATAGGGCGAATGAGTATGTGGTCGTAGACCCGAAACCAGGTGATCTACCCATGTCCAGGGTGAAGTCCAGGTAACACTGGATGGAGGCCCGAACCCACGCACGTTGAAAAGTGCGGGGATGAGGTGTGGGTAGCGGAGAAATTCCAATCGAACTTGGAGATAGCTGGTTCTCTCCGAAATAGCTTTAGGGCTAGCCTCATGTAGTAAGAGTCTTGGAGGTAGAGCACTGTTTGGACTAGGGGCCCTCATCGGGTTACCGAATTCAGACAAACTCCGAATGCCAAAGACTTATCCATGGGAGTCAGACTGCGAGTGATAAGATCCGTAGTCGAAAGGGAAACAGCCCAGACCACCAGCTAAGGTCCCAAAGTATACGTTAAGTGGCAAAGGATGTGGAGTTGCTTAGACAACCAGGATGTTGGCTTAGAAGCAGCCACCATTTAAAGAGTGCGTAATAGCTCACTGGTCGAGTGACTCCGCGCCGAAAATGTAACGGGGCTAAACGTATCACCGAAGCTGTGGATTGGCGTCACACGATGTCAGTGGTAGGAGAGCGTTCTAAGGGCGTTGAAGCTAGACCGGAAGGACTGGTGGAGCGCTTAGAAGTGAGAATGCCGGTATGAGTAGCGAAAGATGGGTGAGAATCCCATCCACCGAATGCCTAAGGTTTCCTGAGGAAGGCTCGTCCGCTCAGGGTTAGTCGGGACCTAAGCCGAGGCCGAAAGGCGTAGGCGATGGACAACAGGTTGATATTCCTGTACCACCAAATTACCGTTTGAGTGATGGGGGGACGCAGGAGGATAGGGTAAGCGCGCTGTTGGATATGCGCGTCCAAGCAGTTAGGCTGCAAGTGAGGCAAATCCCACTTGCAATAGGCTCGAGCTGTGATGGCGAGGGAAATATAGTACCGAAGTTCCTGATTCCACACTGCCAAGAAAAGCCTCTAGCGAGGTAACAGGTGCCCGTACCGCAAACCGACACAGGTAGGCGAGGAGAGAATCCTAAGGTGAGCGAGAGAACTCTCGTTAAGGAACTCGGCAAAATGACCCCGTAACTTCGGGAGAAGGGGTGCTCTTCAGGGTGAATAGCCCAGAAGAGCCGCAGTGAATAGGCCCAGGCGACTGTTTAGCAAAAACACAGGTCTCTGCGAAGCCGCAAGGCGAAGTATAGGGGCTGACGCCTGCCCGGTGCTGGAAGGTTAAGAGGAGGGGTTAGCGTAAGCGAAGCTCTGAATCGAAGCCCCAGTAAACGGCGGCCGTAACTATAACGGTCCTAAGGTAGCGAAATTCCTTGTCGGGTAAGTTCCGACCCGCACGAAAGGCGTAACGATCTGGGCACTGTCTCAACGAGAGACTCGGTGAAATTATAGTACCTGTGAAGATGCAGGTTACCCGCGACAGGACGGAAAGACCCCGTGGAGCTTTACTGTAGCCTGATATTGAATTTTGGTACAGCTTGTACAGGATAGGTAGGAGCCTGAGAAGCCGGAGCGCTAGCTTCGGTGGAGGCGTCGGTGGGATACTACTCTGGCTGTATTGAAATTCTAACCCTCACCCCTAAATCGGGGTGGGAGACAGTGTCAGGTGGGCAGTTTGACTGGGGCGGTCGCCTCCTAAAAAGTAACGGAGGCGCCCAAAGGTTCCCTCAGAATGGTTGGAAATCATTCGTAGAGTGTAAAGGCACAAGGGAGCTTGACTGCGAGACCTACAAGTCGAGCAGGGACGAAAGTCGGGCTTAGTGATCCGGTGGTTCCGCATGGAAGGGCCATCGCTCAACGGATAAAAGCTACCCCGGGGATAACAGGCTTATCTCCCCCAAGAGTCCACATCGACGGGGAGGTTTGGCACCTCGATGTCGGCTCATCGCATCCTGGGGCTGTAGTCGGTCCCAAGGGTTGGGCTGTTCGCCCATTAAAGCGGTACGCGAGCTGGGTTCAGAACGTCGTGAGACAGTTCGGTCCCTATCCGTCGTGGGCGTAGGAAATTTGAGAGGAGCTGTCCTTAGTACGAGAGGACCGGGATGGACGCACCGCTGGTGTACCAGTTGTCTTGCCAAAGGCATCGCTGGGTAGCTATGTGCGGAAGGGATAAGTGCTGAAAGCATCTAAGCATGAAGCCCCCCTCAAGATGAGATTTCCCATAGCGCAAGCTAGTAAGATCCCTGAAAGATGATCAGGTTGATAGGTCAGAGGTGGAAGCGCGGCGACGTGTGGAGCTGACTGATACTAATCGATCGAGGACTTAACCAAATTTAGATGATACTCATTCTTTTGACTTTGACTCTTTATCTAGTTTTGAAGGAACAACCTTCAAATTTTATAGTCTGGTGGCGATAGCGAAAAGGTCACACCCGTTCCCATACCGAACACGGAAGTTAAGCTTTTCAGCGCCAATGGTAGTTGAGGGTTTCCCTCTGTGAGAGTAGGACGTCGCCAGGCACCTGTAAGAGAGTAGTCATGTGACTACTCTCTTTGTTTATGACATGACTTCCCCCGTAGGTTTTTTCTATATTACCTATAAAAATGCTATACTTACAGAAAAAACAAGGGGACGGGACAAACTATGGAGAGAATAAATATTAAAGGACCATACAACTTTGATCAAGTGCTAAACAGGCTTGCATTAGATCCATTAAATCAAATAGATCTACAGGAACGCTCGGTTAAAGTTCCTCTCATCGTCAACGGAGACAAGCAGGTTGTAAAAGTTATCGCAACGGGTACAACTGTAGAGCCTTCATTTGATTTGAGTGGTAAGACAAGTGAAACTATTATCGCTCGTTTACGGGAAATCTTCCAATGGGATCAACCTTTAGATGACATTCATGCGCATTTTCGCCATACAGATTTAGCCCCCATTTTTAAAGAGCATGTGGGAACACCTTTGGTTTTGGACTTTGATCCTTACAATTGTTTATTAAAATGTATCGTTCATCAGCAACTCAACCTGAAGTTTGCCCACACATTAACTCAACGATTTGTTACAACCTTTGGCACAGAAAAAGACGGGGCTTACTTTTACCCAGATCCAGAAAAATTGGCCAATGTGAAAATTGAGGAGCTACGTGAGCTTCAATTCAGTGGCCGTAAAGCGGAGTATGCCATTGGTGTGGCACGAGCGATTGTAGAGGGGAAATT from Robertmurraya sp. FSL R5-0851 includes the following:
- a CDS encoding tyrosine-type recombinase/integrase, giving the protein MQETNVLDQFTEWLKQVGKSPSTVSTYQREIQKYQDWLQQYSIYLEDISQKDVQSYVSFLEQQGKSPVTIDKILGAIRTFAKFLKKPDIIIDIAVVPVEKKEEIEVLTPLECEQLFREVKKDGHNRNIAIVYLLLHTGIRVSELCSLNKSDIDFERNLVLVKHNSTGEERAIPLSDDSRTYLQRHIELNRIEDALFVSKSNERLSERSVQYMLKKYQVNPHKLRHTFCQLLVDKGVALEIVSELAGHKDINVTKRYAKSRMKQLELEKAIQNTFSNDTLG
- a CDS encoding DNA-3-methyladenine glycosylase family protein; this translates as MERINIKGPYNFDQVLNRLALDPLNQIDLQERSVKVPLIVNGDKQVVKVIATGTTVEPSFDLSGKTSETIIARLREIFQWDQPLDDIHAHFRHTDLAPIFKEHVGTPLVLDFDPYNCLLKCIVHQQLNLKFAHTLTQRFVTTFGTEKDGAYFYPDPEKLANVKIEELRELQFSGRKAEYAIGVARAIVEGKLELQKLHDKSDDEIMEELVKLKGIGPWTVQNFLMFGLGRPNLFPIADIGLQNALKKLYNMDRKPSKEEMEGYKPSWEPYASYASLYLWRSIE